A genome region from Flavobacterium sp. includes the following:
- a CDS encoding polysaccharide deacetylase family protein: MKIPHYRIKSFLFTFVLLINSAFVCFGNNSKIDSSKTKTISFKIKLKSETKVIIKPAPLKFNKHFAYSFTLDDGYRSAYLTAFPLLNGGKISNPDKNEWKIDQGGDGTTSKGLFYSDGFGNKIPFKLALAVNGGSIRDLPENRGHLSWTEIKEMYNAGWDILNHSFHHATKHGTNYKTEVTENTTSIKQNLDFTMSHFVVPGGEGDEKYYLEYEKEALANGNFSVASYYGVGPVFKVKSKVDLDKMITARTFVLSSKDTTSFKTMDRYLKTIDSIVKQPEAVWFNEFTHGTGNTNLWNLSLRFPDFKYYMTTLANKYGSKGNDSIWMAPWQEVYEYIWLRDRIKIDYKQSNKEVEVTIELPEIPETFRHKDISLTIDTSSKFEIEPNQDLKIKDDGKTTHKQILIELR; this comes from the coding sequence ATGAAAATACCACATTACCGAATAAAATCCTTTTTATTCACTTTCGTTCTTCTGATAAATTCTGCTTTTGTTTGTTTTGGAAATAATTCTAAAATTGATTCTTCAAAAACCAAAACTATTTCCTTTAAAATCAAATTAAAATCAGAAACTAAAGTCATAATAAAACCTGCTCCGTTAAAATTCAACAAACATTTTGCTTATAGTTTTACATTAGACGATGGTTATCGTTCGGCTTATTTAACGGCTTTTCCGTTACTGAATGGTGGAAAAATCAGCAATCCTGATAAAAACGAATGGAAAATTGATCAGGGTGGAGACGGAACAACTTCAAAAGGACTTTTTTATTCAGACGGATTTGGAAATAAAATTCCGTTTAAACTCGCTTTAGCTGTCAATGGCGGATCAATTCGCGATTTACCTGAAAACCGTGGGCATCTTTCATGGACAGAAATAAAAGAAATGTACAACGCAGGTTGGGATATTTTGAATCATAGTTTTCATCATGCTACAAAACACGGAACAAATTATAAAACAGAAGTAACAGAAAATACAACTTCAATTAAACAAAATCTAGATTTTACAATGTCTCATTTTGTAGTTCCTGGTGGAGAAGGAGATGAGAAGTATTATTTAGAATATGAAAAAGAAGCTTTGGCTAACGGAAATTTTTCGGTTGCATCTTATTATGGAGTCGGACCGGTTTTTAAAGTAAAATCTAAAGTTGATTTAGACAAAATGATTACAGCCAGAACTTTTGTACTGAGTTCAAAAGACACAACCAGTTTTAAAACAATGGATCGTTATTTAAAAACCATAGATTCGATTGTAAAACAGCCGGAAGCTGTTTGGTTTAACGAATTTACACACGGAACAGGAAATACAAATTTGTGGAATTTAAGTTTACGTTTTCCTGATTTTAAATATTACATGACAACGCTTGCCAATAAATATGGATCAAAAGGAAACGATTCTATCTGGATGGCGCCGTGGCAGGAAGTTTACGAATATATTTGGTTAAGAGACAGAATAAAAATCGATTATAAACAAAGTAATAAAGAAGTTGAAGTTACGATTGAACTGCCTGAAATTCCTGAAACTTTTAGACATAAGGATATTTCGTTGACAATCGATACATCTTCAAAATTTGAAATCGAACCCAATCAAGATTTGAAAATAAAAGACGACGGAAAAACAACTCACAAGCAGATTTTGATTGAGTTGAGATAA
- a CDS encoding alpha/beta hydrolase, with the protein MYLSNTKTIVFISGAFVSHFYWGEWLTFFQNKGYKVVAPPWLHKNDTVENLRKQNPCVKIGEISLYDLLCYYTEIIEKLPEKPILIGHSYGGLLVQLLVQKDLAEAGICINSFPPKGFTVSKFSFYKSISNFTWNIFSSKKIFTLPYGDWQNCFFDTVSAKEQKKNYEKFTVPESKKALRNLFSKNAKINFRKKHVPLFFISSSEDKIIPPKLVLWNFKKHRNVHSITCYKEFASKNHFVILQPEWQEVAECTAKWIEKVT; encoded by the coding sequence ATGTATCTTTCTAATACAAAAACGATTGTGTTTATTTCGGGAGCTTTTGTAAGTCATTTTTATTGGGGGGAATGGCTTACATTTTTTCAAAACAAAGGATATAAAGTGGTTGCTCCGCCCTGGCTTCATAAAAATGATACGGTAGAGAATTTAAGAAAACAAAATCCTTGCGTAAAAATTGGCGAAATCAGTTTATATGATCTTTTGTGTTATTATACAGAAATCATCGAAAAACTTCCAGAAAAACCCATTTTAATCGGACATTCTTATGGCGGACTTTTAGTTCAATTATTAGTTCAAAAAGATCTGGCAGAAGCAGGAATCTGTATAAATTCTTTTCCGCCAAAGGGGTTTACGGTTTCAAAATTTTCATTTTATAAATCCATTTCAAATTTTACATGGAATATTTTCTCTTCAAAAAAAATATTCACTTTACCTTACGGAGACTGGCAAAATTGTTTTTTTGATACAGTTTCTGCTAAAGAACAGAAAAAAAATTATGAAAAATTTACGGTTCCGGAATCTAAAAAAGCGCTTCGAAATCTTTTCTCAAAAAATGCTAAAATCAATTTCAGGAAAAAACATGTTCCGCTGTTTTTTATTTCAAGTTCAGAGGATAAAATCATTCCTCCAAAACTCGTTTTATGGAATTTCAAAAAACATAGAAACGTGCATTCGATAACTTGTTACAAGGAATTTGCAAGCAAAAATCATTTTGTAATTCTTCAGCCCGAATGGCAGGAAGTAGCCGAGTGTACGGCAAAATGGATTGAGAAGGTTACTTGA